From a single Collimonas pratensis genomic region:
- a CDS encoding SulP family inorganic anion transporter codes for MSAAPSQHADLNPTPAPKRVISADLVAGLSIAGLLLPEAVAYSSIANLPPQTGVIALFAGLLCYGLFGSSRFAIVSATSSSAAVLAAATASMANGDIGLRMTLAIGLVMITGLFFLLAGLARMGSVTDFIAKPVLRGFAFGLAIVIIVKQIASVVDIHPVHSDMTRFIPEMLAQAGRWNWISVAVMAAALALLFLFARLRRVPGALLVIVIGVAAGQWLNLQQYGVGLVGSIHLQLALPTLPMLSRADWLRLGELGFAMGMILYAESYGSIRSFAIKHGDTTAPNRDLLALGASNLLSGLFHGMPVGAGYSATSANEAAGATSRLSGWVAALVMLAIVLTLLPGIALTPEPVLAAIVIHAVSHTLNPMAFRPYFQWRRDRLVVVASVIAVLLLGVLDGLLVSIVISIFMMLRQFSQSTISILGQLGDSHDFVNMRTHPAAQPVAGIIILRPNEPLFFANAERILSQARRSIAAAKDLHTVILSLEESPDLDSTSLEGLHDFFTFVEASGLQLLLARLKDPVYDIMKNAVTPAFPAACLSALSVAEAVHVALTPQQDTKQATDIIQGE; via the coding sequence ATGAGCGCTGCACCATCACAACACGCCGACCTGAATCCGACGCCCGCGCCTAAGCGCGTGATCAGCGCCGACCTGGTGGCCGGCCTTTCGATCGCCGGACTGCTGCTGCCCGAAGCCGTGGCTTATTCCAGCATCGCCAACCTGCCGCCGCAGACCGGCGTCATCGCGCTGTTCGCCGGCCTCCTGTGCTATGGTCTGTTCGGCAGCAGCCGCTTTGCGATCGTCTCAGCGACTTCGTCCTCCGCGGCGGTGCTGGCGGCAGCCACCGCCTCCATGGCGAATGGCGACATCGGCCTGCGCATGACGCTGGCGATCGGCCTGGTGATGATCACCGGCCTGTTCTTCCTGCTGGCGGGGCTGGCGCGCATGGGCAGCGTCACCGATTTCATCGCCAAGCCGGTCTTGCGCGGCTTTGCCTTCGGCCTGGCCATCGTCATCATCGTCAAGCAGATCGCCAGCGTGGTCGATATCCATCCCGTGCATAGCGACATGACCCGCTTCATCCCCGAAATGCTGGCCCAGGCCGGCCGCTGGAACTGGATCAGCGTCGCCGTCATGGCGGCGGCGCTGGCCTTGCTGTTCCTGTTCGCACGGCTGCGGCGGGTGCCGGGCGCGCTGCTGGTGATCGTCATCGGCGTCGCCGCCGGCCAGTGGCTCAATCTGCAGCAATACGGCGTCGGCCTGGTCGGCAGCATCCATCTGCAGCTGGCGCTGCCGACGCTGCCCATGTTGTCGCGCGCCGACTGGTTGCGCCTGGGCGAGCTGGGCTTTGCCATGGGCATGATCTTGTATGCCGAGTCGTATGGCTCGATACGCAGCTTCGCCATCAAGCACGGCGACACCACGGCGCCCAACCGCGATCTGCTGGCGCTGGGCGCTTCCAACCTGTTGTCCGGCCTGTTCCACGGCATGCCGGTCGGCGCCGGTTATTCCGCTACTTCCGCCAACGAAGCGGCCGGCGCTACTTCGCGCCTGTCCGGCTGGGTGGCGGCGCTGGTGATGCTGGCCATCGTGCTGACCTTGCTGCCGGGGATCGCCCTGACGCCGGAGCCGGTGCTGGCGGCAATCGTGATCCATGCCGTCAGCCACACGCTCAATCCGATGGCGTTCCGCCCGTACTTCCAGTGGCGCCGCGATCGCCTGGTGGTGGTTGCCTCGGTCATCGCAGTGCTGTTGCTCGGCGTGCTGGACGGCTTGCTAGTCTCGATCGTGATCAGCATCTTCATGATGCTGCGGCAGTTTTCGCAATCCACCATTTCCATCCTCGGCCAGCTCGGCGACAGCCATGACTTCGTCAACATGCGCACCCATCCGGCTGCGCAGCCGGTGGCCGGCATCATCATCTTGCGTCCCAACGAGCCGCTGTTCTTTGCCAACGCCGAACGCATCCTGAGCCAGGCGCGCCGTTCCATCGCTGCCGCCAAGGATCTGCACACCGTCATCCTCAGCCTGGAAGAATCGCCGGACCTCGACAGCACCAGCCTGGAAGGCTTGCACGATTTCTTCACCTTCGTCGAGGCCAGCGGCTTGCAGCTGCTGCTGGCGCGCCTGAAAGATCCGGTCTACGACATTATGAAGAACGCCGTGACGCCAGCCTTTCCGGCTGCCTGCCTGAGCGCGCTGAGCGTGGCCGAAGCAGTGCACGTGGCCTTGACGCCGCAGCAGGATACCAAGCAAGCCACCGATATCATCCAGGGAGAATAA
- a CDS encoding cytochrome b has product MQRYSLPAIVLHWLVAILIVAAFTLGLTMVDIPGLTPTKLKYFSWHKWLGVTVFGLACLRLLWRKAKGAPPYPASMQPWQQMAAHGLHVLLYVLIFAVPLSGYFYSLAAGVPVTYLGIWPMPVLIAANPDLKPVLKLVHYTLNIIMLGAVSLHVLAALKHHFIDRDGVLKRMLP; this is encoded by the coding sequence ATGCAACGTTACTCACTCCCGGCCATCGTGCTGCACTGGCTGGTCGCTATCCTCATTGTTGCCGCCTTTACGCTCGGCCTGACCATGGTCGACATTCCCGGTCTGACGCCCACCAAGCTGAAATATTTTTCATGGCATAAATGGCTAGGCGTGACGGTATTCGGCCTGGCCTGCCTGCGTTTGCTATGGCGCAAGGCCAAGGGCGCGCCGCCCTATCCGGCCAGCATGCAGCCCTGGCAGCAAATGGCCGCGCACGGCTTGCACGTGCTCTTGTATGTGCTGATTTTCGCGGTACCGCTGTCCGGCTATTTCTACAGCCTGGCGGCTGGCGTGCCGGTGACTTACCTGGGAATCTGGCCGATGCCGGTGCTGATCGCCGCCAACCCGGATCTCAAGCCGGTCCTGAAACTGGTCCACTACACACTCAACATAATCATGCTGGGCGCCGTCTCGCTGCACGTTCTGGCAGCGCTCAAGCACCACTTCATCGACCGCGACGGCGTGCTGAAACGCATGCTGCCTTAG
- a CDS encoding DUF2946 family protein, giving the protein MFRLPRPLRQLAICLAMFAALLPSVVQLLPAAHGQPLGLGELCSVAGHLQAPASGNHDAPDQDHQGHCLLCFLHAADLGLPPGVSQWQLPASEGIDLPQAVSTLHASIVRLHPQSRGPPALS; this is encoded by the coding sequence ATGTTCCGCCTGCCCCGTCCATTGCGCCAGCTTGCCATCTGCCTGGCCATGTTTGCAGCCTTGCTGCCAAGCGTGGTGCAGCTGCTGCCGGCCGCCCATGGCCAGCCGCTCGGGCTGGGCGAACTGTGCAGCGTCGCCGGCCATCTGCAGGCGCCGGCTTCCGGCAATCACGACGCCCCCGACCAGGACCACCAGGGCCATTGCCTGCTGTGCTTCCTGCACGCTGCCGATCTCGGCCTGCCGCCCGGCGTCAGCCAGTGGCAGCTACCGGCCAGCGAGGGCATCGATCTTCCCCAGGCAGTATCCACGCTGCATGCCAGCATCGTCCGCCTGCATCCGCAGTCGCGCGGGCCGCCCGCTCTTTCCTGA
- a CDS encoding alkaline phosphatase D family protein: MPNDATAYKRRTFLRKVGAGAGVLLSGAPLHSVIAQSAGQNAAPALVTSERLRPQMTSGVMSGDISRDKAIIWSRADRPSRMVVEYASNENFHNAQTINGPIALSSSDFSARVDLGGLPSGQTIFYRVRFQDIQNPAIYSAPQSGSLLIPGGGERDITFAFSGDEAGQGWGINEAWGGYRIYETMRRLKPDFFIHSGDQIYADGVLEKEVRLDDGTLWQNLVTPAKSKVAETLDDYRGNFAYNLLDLNKRRFAAEVPFLVQWDDHEVRNNWYPGQTIGAAEKRYQQRDLSTLAANAKRAMFEYNPFRIDPSDPERVYRMFNYGPLLEIFMLDERSYRGPNSQNRQSALTQDAAFLGAAQLRWIKQALLRSRSTWKVIASDMPISIVVPDLNPDVPQGTFEAWANGDNGKPRGRELEVASLLKFIKQHDIKNVVWVTADVHYASATYYAPDKAQFTDFKPFWEFVGGPLHAGTFGPGEIDRTFGPDVRYVSIPSDMKQNRPPSELLQFFGVGKIDARSKVMTVSLHDVDGKDLFKVDLHPEA, from the coding sequence ATGCCGAACGACGCCACCGCCTATAAACGCCGTACTTTCCTACGCAAGGTCGGCGCCGGCGCCGGTGTTCTGCTGAGCGGCGCGCCGCTGCACAGCGTGATCGCGCAGAGCGCTGGACAAAACGCGGCGCCAGCCCTGGTCACGTCTGAGCGCTTGCGGCCGCAAATGACTAGCGGCGTGATGAGCGGCGACATCAGCCGCGACAAGGCGATCATCTGGAGCCGCGCCGACCGCCCCTCGCGCATGGTGGTGGAATATGCCAGCAACGAAAATTTCCACAACGCTCAAACGATCAACGGTCCGATCGCACTCTCCAGCAGCGATTTCTCGGCACGGGTCGATCTCGGCGGCCTGCCCAGCGGGCAAACCATTTTTTATCGGGTGCGCTTCCAGGATATTCAGAATCCGGCCATTTACAGCGCGCCGCAAAGCGGCAGCCTGCTGATCCCCGGCGGTGGAGAGCGCGACATCACTTTCGCTTTTTCCGGCGATGAAGCCGGCCAGGGCTGGGGCATCAACGAAGCCTGGGGCGGCTACCGCATCTACGAAACCATGCGCCGCTTGAAACCGGATTTCTTTATCCATTCCGGCGACCAGATCTACGCCGACGGCGTCCTCGAAAAGGAAGTCAGGCTGGACGACGGCACGCTCTGGCAAAACCTGGTGACGCCAGCCAAGTCCAAGGTGGCGGAAACGCTGGACGACTATCGCGGCAACTTCGCCTACAACCTGCTAGACCTGAACAAGCGCCGCTTTGCCGCCGAAGTGCCGTTCCTGGTGCAATGGGACGATCACGAAGTGCGCAACAACTGGTATCCGGGCCAGACCATCGGCGCCGCTGAAAAACGCTACCAGCAGCGCGATCTGTCGACCCTGGCGGCCAACGCCAAGCGCGCCATGTTTGAATACAATCCGTTCCGCATCGATCCCAGCGATCCGGAACGGGTTTACCGCATGTTCAACTACGGCCCGCTGCTGGAAATCTTCATGCTCGATGAGCGCAGCTATCGCGGCCCCAACTCGCAGAACCGCCAGAGCGCGCTGACGCAGGACGCCGCCTTTCTCGGCGCCGCCCAGCTGCGCTGGATCAAGCAAGCCTTGCTGCGCTCACGTTCAACCTGGAAAGTCATTGCCAGCGACATGCCGATCTCGATCGTGGTGCCGGATCTCAACCCGGATGTGCCGCAGGGTACCTTCGAAGCCTGGGCCAACGGCGATAACGGCAAGCCGCGCGGACGCGAGCTGGAAGTAGCCAGCCTGCTCAAATTCATCAAGCAGCACGATATCAAGAACGTAGTGTGGGTCACGGCCGACGTGCATTACGCCTCCGCCACTTACTATGCGCCGGACAAGGCGCAATTCACCGACTTCAAGCCGTTCTGGGAATTTGTCGGCGGGCCGCTGCACGCCGGCACTTTCGGTCCGGGTGAAATCGACCGTACCTTCGGACCCGATGTGCGCTACGTCAGCATCCCCAGCGACATGAAGCAGAACCGCCCGCCCAGCGAGCTGCTGCAATTTTTCGGCGTCGGCAAGATCGACGCCAGGAGCAAGGTCATGACAGTCTCCCTGCACGACGTCGATGGCAAGGATTTGTTCAAGGTCGACCTCCACCCCGAGGCTTAG
- a CDS encoding YceI family protein has product MTLHKFTLATAAGLLALGASSSSMAAPLKADLAKSSVTIVFKQMNVPVEAKFKKFSPAIDFDAAQPAAAKASVDIDIASFDLGDPEYNKEVLKKEWFNAAQFAKASFVASAIKASAGAPAGSKYDVSGKLTIKGKTTDVSFPLSVKKDGGAQVFDGVLPIKRLTYNIGEGEWKDTSMVADEITIKFHLVAN; this is encoded by the coding sequence ATGACCTTGCACAAATTCACCCTCGCGACTGCCGCCGGCCTGCTGGCCCTCGGCGCCAGCAGCTCATCCATGGCGGCGCCGCTGAAAGCCGACCTGGCGAAAAGCAGCGTCACCATCGTCTTCAAGCAGATGAATGTGCCGGTGGAAGCCAAGTTCAAGAAATTCAGCCCCGCCATCGATTTCGATGCTGCGCAGCCAGCTGCGGCCAAAGCCAGCGTCGACATCGACATCGCCAGCTTCGACCTCGGCGATCCTGAATACAACAAGGAAGTGCTGAAGAAAGAATGGTTCAATGCGGCGCAATTCGCCAAGGCCAGTTTTGTCGCCAGTGCGATCAAGGCCAGCGCCGGCGCGCCGGCAGGCAGCAAATACGATGTCAGCGGCAAGCTGACCATCAAGGGCAAGACCACCGATGTCAGCTTCCCCCTGAGCGTCAAGAAAGACGGCGGCGCCCAGGTTTTCGACGGCGTCTTGCCGATCAAGCGGCTCACCTACAATATCGGTGAAGGCGAATGGAAAGACACCAGCATGGTGGCGGACGAAATCACCATCAAGTTTCATCTTGTAGCGAATTAA
- a CDS encoding YceI family protein codes for MKLKLIIASLLAASAASAFAAAETYTIDPNHTYPSFTADHMGISFWRGKFEKTTGSVTLDRAAKTGAIDIHIDPSTIDFGHAKMNEHASGPDMFDVKKFPDVTYKSTSIQFDGDKPVAVDGELTLHGVTKPVKLTINSFKCIMHPMLKREVCGADATAEFNRSDFGISYGVPKFAPEVKLAIQVEAVKAN; via the coding sequence ATGAAACTCAAGCTCATCATCGCTTCCCTGCTGGCCGCCAGCGCCGCCAGCGCATTTGCCGCTGCCGAAACTTACACCATTGACCCTAACCATACCTATCCGAGCTTCACCGCCGACCACATGGGCATTTCATTCTGGCGCGGCAAATTTGAAAAGACCACTGGTTCGGTCACCCTGGACCGCGCTGCCAAGACCGGCGCCATCGATATCCATATCGATCCCAGCACTATCGATTTCGGTCACGCCAAGATGAACGAGCATGCCTCCGGCCCGGACATGTTCGACGTCAAGAAATTTCCTGACGTCACCTACAAGAGCACGTCGATCCAGTTCGACGGCGACAAGCCGGTGGCAGTCGACGGCGAGCTGACCCTGCACGGCGTCACCAAGCCAGTCAAGCTGACCATCAATTCCTTCAAGTGCATCATGCACCCGATGCTGAAGCGCGAAGTGTGCGGCGCCGACGCCACCGCGGAATTCAACCGCAGCGACTTCGGCATCAGCTACGGCGTGCCGAAATTCGCACCGGAAGTGAAGCTGGCGATCCAGGTCGAAGCAGTCAAGGCCAACTGA
- a CDS encoding NAD-dependent epimerase/dehydratase family protein, protein MQVFITGASGFIGGSVAARFMQEGYQVRGLVRTQEQAERVKALGVEPVLGTLADGEILSREAKQADAVINAASSDNLFAVQTLLDALAGSGKVFIHTSGSSVIGDDARGDWLSEQIFDEDTPFTPAPEKAARAALDKLIRDAAQRDVRSVILCNTMIYGNGLGLKRDSVQIPPLVAQARSSGIARYVGKGLNAWSNVHIEDVAELYLLALKTAPAGSFYFVENGQASYAEIVGAIAERLALGPAQSWPVQDAIDAWGFGHAVYSFGSNSRVSAAKALRELGWQPQHTSVLDWIRNDMKLD, encoded by the coding sequence ATGCAGGTATTTATCACTGGCGCAAGCGGATTCATCGGCGGTTCAGTCGCCGCCCGTTTCATGCAGGAGGGCTATCAGGTGCGCGGGCTGGTGCGGACGCAGGAGCAAGCCGAACGCGTGAAGGCGCTGGGCGTGGAGCCGGTGCTGGGAACGCTGGCCGACGGCGAGATCCTCAGCCGTGAGGCGAAGCAGGCGGATGCGGTGATCAATGCCGCCAGTTCGGATAATCTGTTTGCGGTACAGACCTTGCTGGATGCGCTGGCCGGTTCCGGCAAGGTATTCATCCATACCAGCGGTTCCAGCGTGATCGGCGACGACGCCCGCGGCGACTGGTTATCGGAACAGATATTCGACGAAGACACGCCGTTCACGCCGGCGCCGGAGAAGGCCGCGCGCGCTGCGCTCGACAAGCTGATACGCGACGCCGCGCAACGCGATGTGCGTTCCGTCATCCTGTGCAACACCATGATCTACGGTAACGGCCTCGGCCTGAAGCGCGACAGTGTGCAGATTCCACCGCTGGTGGCGCAGGCGCGCAGCAGCGGCATCGCGCGCTATGTCGGCAAGGGCCTCAACGCCTGGTCCAATGTGCATATCGAAGATGTGGCGGAGTTGTACCTGCTGGCATTGAAAACGGCGCCCGCCGGTTCTTTCTATTTTGTCGAGAACGGCCAGGCCTCGTATGCCGAGATCGTCGGCGCCATTGCTGAGCGTTTGGCTCTGGGGCCGGCGCAATCCTGGCCGGTGCAGGACGCCATCGATGCCTGGGGTTTTGGCCACGCGGTGTATTCGTTCGGCTCGAACAGCCGGGTGTCGGCGGCCAAGGCGCTCCGGGAACTGGGGTGGCAGCCGCAGCACACATCGGTGCTGGACTGGATCAGGAACGATATGAAATTGGATTAA